One Ictidomys tridecemlineatus isolate mIctTri1 unplaced genomic scaffold, mIctTri1.hap1 Scaffold_106, whole genome shotgun sequence genomic region harbors:
- the LOC144372459 gene encoding uncharacterized protein C12orf71 homolog, giving the protein MGRGTEIQEKPEELGEEDIDEVMNAYLHSLQEDSAPHSAPSDDDQRMDKYQKETITQTVWELDDFSKTIMVCLDNLNDDEDDDPVLSYSPQEEDGQPSSSVSSQMLQVSPEEEEAGQDLPKCIPQENGDIKQFLVMPSGLEEDEIVEMESQEPGTAESSPVSALQSEEGDLPSDKEGTSCMNFRGFFHWLRKRVVSSLPGRKRREKAKKVPCCWC; this is encoded by the exons ATGGGGAGAGGAACTGAAATTCAGGAGAAGCCAGAGGAGCTTGGCGAAGAAGACATCGACGAGGTCATGAATGCCTATCTGCACAGCCTCCAAGAAGACTCAGCACCTCACTCGGCTCCAAGTGACGATGACCAGAGGATGGACAAGTACCAAAAGGAAACCATAACCCAGACTGTCTGGGAACTGGATGATTTCTCAAAAACTATTATGGTATGTCTAGACAATCtgaatgatgatgaagatgatgatccTGTCCTCTCTTACTCTCCTCAGGAGGAGGATGGCCAGCCGTCCAGCAGTGTGTCTTCCCAGATGCTTCAGGTCAGTCCCGAAGAAGAGGAGGCTGGTCAGGACTTGCCCAAATGTATACCACAAGAAAATGGAGACATCAAGCAGTTCCTAGTAATGCCTTCTGGGCTTGAGGAGGATGAAATTGTTGAG ATGGAAAGCCAGGAGCCTGGAACTGCAGAGAGCTCCCCAGTCTCAGCATTGCAGTCAGAGGAGGGGGACCTGCCTTCAGATAAAGAAGGCACTTCCTGTATGAATTTCCGGGGCTTCTTCCACTGGCTCAGGAAGAGAGTGGTATCCTCCCTGCCAGGGAGAAAGCGCCGTGAGAAGGCCAAGAAGGTCCCATGCTGCTGGTGCTAG